The following are from one region of the Mangifera indica cultivar Alphonso chromosome 14, CATAS_Mindica_2.1, whole genome shotgun sequence genome:
- the LOC123196539 gene encoding cytochrome P450 CYP72A219-like: MERVKEEKREGRDEFEMEVHKELHELSADIMSRTAFGSNFEEGKRIFKLQEQQVQLFIEAQRGVYFPGFRFWPTKKSRERWRLDMETHESIMMLIKKNGLARENSNNLLSLLLSSCNNKENQEEGLGVEEVVDECQTFYFAGKETTANLLTWALLLLAQHQRMANQSKGRSDWRLKRQRAGCRGLN, from the exons ATGGAGCGAGTTAAG GAGGAAAAAAGGGAAGGGAGAGATGAATTTGAGATGGAAGTGCATAAAGAACTTCATGAACTCTCAGCTGATATCATGTCACGTACAGCTTTTGGAAGCAATTTTGAAGAAGGAAAACGTATTTTTAAGTTACAAGAACAGCAAGTTCAGCTTTTCATTGAAGCTCAAAGGGGTGTCTATTTTCCAGGGTTCAG gTTCTGGCCTACGAAGAAAAGCAGAGAGAGGTGGAGACTGGACATGGAAACTCATGAATCAATAATGATGCTGATCAAGAAAAATGGCTTAGCAAGAGAAAATTCGAATAATCTACTTAGTCTATTACTGTCATCCTGTAATAATAAAGAGAATCAAGAGGAGGGTTTAGGGGTAGAAGAAGTTGTAGATGAATGCCAGACCTTTTATTTTGCAGGAAAGGAAACAACTGCTAATCTTTTGACTTGGGCACTTCTACTTCTAGCACAGCATCAAAGAATGGCAAACCAGAGCAAGGGAAGAAGTGATTGGCGTCTGAAGAGACAAAGGGCTGGTTGCAGAGGACTTAACTGA
- the LOC123195983 gene encoding cytochrome P450 724B1-like, whose amino-acid sequence MEEPVFVILFLLLCLCFSLLVAPHLFAKQEAKNLPPGSMGWPICGETLSFLKSHRSTSMGSFLKKHCSSYGKVFKSHLFGSPTIVSGDPELNLFILQNEEKLFRASYTKPVLDIVGKLSLIAVSGELHKKLRSIAVSFITSSKSTPHFLLLVEKMSLSIMNSWKEQKQIAFYVETKKFTLYLLLNHFLSIGPEEPLAFKILEDFETYMKGFMSLPIYIPGTAYAKAVKARERLSLTVREIIREREQNNSRHGEGNFLDVIMAKQGLSYEERVSIVLDILLAGYETTATLIALIVYFLANAPDVFDQLKEEHQEIRKRKDDGEPLNWEDYQKMQFTNNVIHEALRCGNIAKFVPRKALQDIVFKDYFIPSGWKVFPVFTAVHLDPTLHENPSEFNPWRWTDYKAMSKRVMPFGGGPRHCPGSELAKVEISFFLHHLVLNYRWKIKADDFPVAYPYVEFPRGLVLDIEPTGVMVGNND is encoded by the exons ATGGAAGAGCCAGtctttgtcattttatttctcTTGTTATGCCTATGTTTCTCTCTTCTTGTAGCCCCACATCTGTTTGCGAAACAAGAAGCCAAAAACTTGCCTCCAGGGAGCATGGGATGGCCAATCTGTGGAGAGACCCTCAGCTTCCTCAAGTCTCATAGATCGACTTCAATGGGTAGCTTTCTAAAGAAACATTGCTCCag CTATGGAAAAGTTTTCAAATCACATTTGTTTGGTTCCCCCACCATAGTTTCCGGTGACCCCGAGCTCAACTTGTTTATACTTCAGAATGAGGAGAAGCTATTTCGAGCCAGCTACACGAAGCCCGTGCTTGACATTGTTGGAAAGTTGTCTTTAATCGCAGTCTCCGGAGAACTTCACAAGAAGCTAAGAAGTATTGCCGTCAGCTTCATCACTTCCTCCAAATCAACTCCACACTTCCTTCTCCTTGTAGAGAAAATGTCACTCTCAATAATGAACTCTtggaaagaacaaaaacaaattgcctTCTACGTAGAAACTAAAAAG TTTACTCTCTATCTTTTGCTGAATCATTTTCTAAGTATTGGGCCAGAAGAACCATTAGCTTTCAAAATACTTGAAGATTTTGAAACTTACATGAAGGGTTTCATGTCTTTGCCAATTTATATCCCTGGAACAGCTTATGCCAAGGCTGTGAAG GCCAGAGAGAGACTATCTTTGACTGTTAGAGAGATTATAAGAGAAAGGGAACAAAACAATTCCAGGCACGGGGAAGGGAACTTCTTAGATGTGATTATGGCGAAACAAGGCCTAAGCTATGAAGAGAGAGTAAGCATAGTTTTAGACATCTTGCTTGCAGGCTATGAGACAACTGCTACACTTATAGCTTTAATAGTTTACTTTCTTGCCAATGCACCCGATGTTTTTGACCAATTAAAG GAAGAACACCAAgaaataaggaaaagaaaagatgatggGGAACCCTTGAACTGGGAAGATTACCAGAAAATGCAGTTCACCAACAAT GTTATACATGAAGCTTTGAGATGCGGAAATATTGCCAAATTTGTCCCCAGGAAAGCTCTACAAGATATTGTATTCAAAG ACTATTTTATTCCCTCAGGATGGAAAGTTTTTCCAGTCTTTACTGCGGTACACTTAGACCCCACTCTTCATGAAAATCCTTCAGAGTTCAATCCTTGGAGATGGACT GATTATAAAGCAATGAGCAAAAGGGTGATGCCATTTGGTGGAGGACCACGACACTGCCCAGGATCAGAACTGGCTAAAGTAGAAATCTCTTTCTTCCTTCATCATCTTGTCCTGAATTATAG GTGGAAAATAAAAGCTGATGATTTCCCAGTTGCCTATCCTTATGTAGAATTCCCCAGAGGATTGGTTTTGGATATTGAACCAACAGGAGTGATGGTGGGAAATAATGATTAG
- the LOC123195953 gene encoding uncharacterized protein LOC123195953 codes for MVAMPHSCHKLWHPSSPIPSLKPCASLLFTPQNYQPKIVNTVNENNERRQSSAGSIRRQVLTKEGRTKLNAFSDREFYAYPRFVTHVDDGFISTLSNLYRQRLKPGSEVLDLMSSWVSHLPEEVVFKRVVGHGLNAQELAKNPRLDYFFVKDLNQDQELEFQDGSFDAVLCTVSVQYLQQPEKVFSEVFRVLKPGGIFIVSFSNRMFYEKAISAWREGSAYSRVQLVVQYFQCVEGFTQAEIVRKLPEAAGAAQKEQSPFKWFMRLMGLLSGSDPFYAVIAYKNFKPVYERNQSLYL; via the exons ATGGTCGCCATGCCTCACAGCTGCCACAAGTTATGGCATCCGTCTTCTCCAATCCCCAGCTTAAAACCCTGCGCTTCTCTTCTATTCACACCCCAAAATTATCAACCAAAAATTGTCAACACTGTAAATGAGAATAATGAAAGAAGACAGTCATCAGCAGGCAGTATCAGACGACAGGTTTTAACCAAGGAAGGTAGAACCAAACTCAACGCCTTCTCCGACAGAGAATTCTATGCTTATCCTCGGTTCGTGACCCATGTGGATGATGGGTTCATTTCCACATTGTCCAATCTTTACAGGCAACGGCTGAAGCCTGGCTCGGAGGTTCTTGACCTCATGAGCTCATGGGTTAGCCATCTTCCTGAAGAAGTCGTGTTTAAAAGAGTGGTTGGACATGGGCTCAACGCACAAGAGCTCGCCAAGAATCCCCGGCTGGACTATTTTTTTGTGAAGGATCTTAATCAGGATCAAGAACTTGAGTTCCAAGATGGCAGCTTTGATGCGGTGCTGTGTACTGTCAGTGTGCAGTATCTTCAACAGCCCGAGAAG GTGTTTTCTGAAGTTTTTCGGGTGCTGAAACCTGGGGGAATATTCATTGTGAGCTTTAGCAATAGAATGTTTTATGAGAAAGCCATCAGTGCGTGGAGAGAAGGGAGTGCATACAGTCGTGTACAGTTGGTTGTGCAGTATTTTCAATGTGTTGAGGGATTCACACAAGCAGAAATTGTTCGAAAATTACCAGAGGCTGCTGGTGCTGCTCAAAAGGAGCAATCGCCATTCAAATGGTTTATGAGGCTGATGGGGTTGTTGTCTGGTTCAGATCCTTTCTATGCAGTAATTGCTTACAAGAACTTTAAGCCCGTATATGAACGAAATCAATCTCTCTACttataa
- the LOC123195469 gene encoding uncharacterized protein LOC123195469 isoform X2, with amino-acid sequence MSEAPKILTSSRGHGKVGPDYFGYYTCEVKELLYQDEDVLPFTVENPEMSKRNCGNVRGEDSTDGSGSGASSSFSNSIGAELSDFKMERLKSLLREGVFDLSPEVDEMLDPVIAMCQLQSQIRNRKSASKGHAVEVPFKKHKRSSSFSSTSIPGHPNPLNSGSCKEVDDDLQFLLENNSLQVEQMTKKYSDELLETLGHMEKQLEELLNAVVSKCRPMTLSEKQELWKMIQKLPPNNLDRVVEIVQHDKSAEPLSSDEYFIDLEKEDNVTLWRLYYYVKAVQKARELLE; translated from the exons ATGTCAGAAGCTCCAAAAATTTTGACTTCATCCAGAGGTCATGGTAAAGTAGGGCCAGATTACTTTGGTTACTATACATGTGAAGTAAAAGAGCTCTTATATCAGGATGAAGATGTTCTGCCTTTTACTGTAGAAAACCCTGAAATGAGTAAAAGAAATTGTGGCAATGTCAGAGGCGAAGATTCAACTGATGGTAGTGGTAGTGGTGCAAGTTCTTCTTTTAGTAACAGCATTGGAGCTGAGCTTTCAGATTTCAAAATGGAAAGATTGAAGTCATTACTAAGGGAGGGTGTATTTGATCTCTCACCAGAAGTTGATGAG ATGTTGGATCCTGTCATAGCCATGTGTCAGTTACAATCTCAAATCAGAAATAGGAAGTCAGCATCCAAGGGTCATGCAGTGGAAGTTCCTTTTAAGAAGCATAAGAgatcttcttccttctcttcAACCAGCATCCCTGGACATCCCAATCCCCTCAATTCTGGATCTTGTAAAGAG GTGGATGATGATTTGCAGTTCCTTCTAGAAAATAACAGCTTGCAGGTTGAGCAGATGACGAAGAAATATTCTGATGAACTCTTAGAAACG CTAGGACACATGGAAAAACAGCTTGAAGAACTTCTTAATGCCGTGGTGTCAAAGTGCAG ACCTATGACACTTTCTGAGAAGCAGGAGCTTTGGAAAATGATTCAGAAGTTACCACCCAATAACCTTGATCGTGTTGTTGAAATTGTCCAACATGATAAATCGGCAGAACCCCTATCGTCTgatgaatattttattgatttagaaAAAGAG GATAATGTAACACTTTGGAGACTGTATTACTATGTTAAAGCAGTTCAGAAAGCTAGGGAGCTCTTAGAGTAG
- the LOC123195469 gene encoding uncharacterized protein LOC123195469 isoform X1 → MSEAPKILTSSRGHGKVGPDYFGYYTCEVKELLYQDEDVLPFTVENPEMSKRNCGNVRGEDSTDGSGSGASSSFSNSIGAELSDFKMERLKSLLREGVFDLSPEVDEMLDPVIAMCQLQSQIRNRKSASKGHAVEVPFKKHKRSSSFSSTSIPGHPNPLNSGSCKEVDDDLQFLLENNSLQVEQMTKKYSDELLETLGHMEKQLEELLNAVVSKCRPMTLSEKQELWKMIQKLPPNNLDRVVEIVQHDKSAEPLSSDEYFIDLEKEVKSQKHDINCEYIELLILCKISSFRIM, encoded by the exons ATGTCAGAAGCTCCAAAAATTTTGACTTCATCCAGAGGTCATGGTAAAGTAGGGCCAGATTACTTTGGTTACTATACATGTGAAGTAAAAGAGCTCTTATATCAGGATGAAGATGTTCTGCCTTTTACTGTAGAAAACCCTGAAATGAGTAAAAGAAATTGTGGCAATGTCAGAGGCGAAGATTCAACTGATGGTAGTGGTAGTGGTGCAAGTTCTTCTTTTAGTAACAGCATTGGAGCTGAGCTTTCAGATTTCAAAATGGAAAGATTGAAGTCATTACTAAGGGAGGGTGTATTTGATCTCTCACCAGAAGTTGATGAG ATGTTGGATCCTGTCATAGCCATGTGTCAGTTACAATCTCAAATCAGAAATAGGAAGTCAGCATCCAAGGGTCATGCAGTGGAAGTTCCTTTTAAGAAGCATAAGAgatcttcttccttctcttcAACCAGCATCCCTGGACATCCCAATCCCCTCAATTCTGGATCTTGTAAAGAG GTGGATGATGATTTGCAGTTCCTTCTAGAAAATAACAGCTTGCAGGTTGAGCAGATGACGAAGAAATATTCTGATGAACTCTTAGAAACG CTAGGACACATGGAAAAACAGCTTGAAGAACTTCTTAATGCCGTGGTGTCAAAGTGCAG ACCTATGACACTTTCTGAGAAGCAGGAGCTTTGGAAAATGATTCAGAAGTTACCACCCAATAACCTTGATCGTGTTGTTGAAATTGTCCAACATGATAAATCGGCAGAACCCCTATCGTCTgatgaatattttattgatttagaaAAAGAGGTAAAGAGCCAAAAACATGACATCAATTGTGAGTATATAGAATTACTAATCCTTTGCAAAATATCGTCTTTCAGGATAATGTAA
- the LOC123195469 gene encoding uncharacterized protein LOC123195469 isoform X3 codes for MSKRNCGNVRGEDSTDGSGSGASSSFSNSIGAELSDFKMERLKSLLREGVFDLSPEVDEMLDPVIAMCQLQSQIRNRKSASKGHAVEVPFKKHKRSSSFSSTSIPGHPNPLNSGSCKEVDDDLQFLLENNSLQVEQMTKKYSDELLETLGHMEKQLEELLNAVVSKCRPMTLSEKQELWKMIQKLPPNNLDRVVEIVQHDKSAEPLSSDEYFIDLEKEVKSQKHDINCEYIELLILCKISSFRIM; via the exons ATGAGTAAAAGAAATTGTGGCAATGTCAGAGGCGAAGATTCAACTGATGGTAGTGGTAGTGGTGCAAGTTCTTCTTTTAGTAACAGCATTGGAGCTGAGCTTTCAGATTTCAAAATGGAAAGATTGAAGTCATTACTAAGGGAGGGTGTATTTGATCTCTCACCAGAAGTTGATGAG ATGTTGGATCCTGTCATAGCCATGTGTCAGTTACAATCTCAAATCAGAAATAGGAAGTCAGCATCCAAGGGTCATGCAGTGGAAGTTCCTTTTAAGAAGCATAAGAgatcttcttccttctcttcAACCAGCATCCCTGGACATCCCAATCCCCTCAATTCTGGATCTTGTAAAGAG GTGGATGATGATTTGCAGTTCCTTCTAGAAAATAACAGCTTGCAGGTTGAGCAGATGACGAAGAAATATTCTGATGAACTCTTAGAAACG CTAGGACACATGGAAAAACAGCTTGAAGAACTTCTTAATGCCGTGGTGTCAAAGTGCAG ACCTATGACACTTTCTGAGAAGCAGGAGCTTTGGAAAATGATTCAGAAGTTACCACCCAATAACCTTGATCGTGTTGTTGAAATTGTCCAACATGATAAATCGGCAGAACCCCTATCGTCTgatgaatattttattgatttagaaAAAGAGGTAAAGAGCCAAAAACATGACATCAATTGTGAGTATATAGAATTACTAATCCTTTGCAAAATATCGTCTTTCAGGATAATGTAA